A genomic window from Flavobacterium hankyongi includes:
- a CDS encoding S41 family peptidase, whose protein sequence is MKIDKVYFPIIIFSAIAVGFLLGGIFIKAPSSDKTSIQNETKQKLNKLIEFIDSEYVDNIDTDSIVDQTVTGILEKLDPHSVYIAKNDAQQVAEEMKGDFVGIGVNFFIENDSVIVINPVKNGPSEKAGIKSGDRILAADGEKLFGKKVNTEKLYQKLKGEIGSKVSLTIYRKSEKKKINLNIVRNTIPVKSVDIALLINKKTGYIKINRFAETTFKEFKAGLNKIIKQGAKELILDLRDNGGGYLEEAVAIADEFLSEKKLIVFTKNKKNRIDKTYATDYGYFENGKITVLINENTASASEIIAGAIQDNDRGLIIGRRSFGKGLVQRDMPFKDGSSVRLTVARYYTPTGRSIQKPYDHGRNEEYFNDFMNRYHNGEMYSKDSIKIADTLKFKTPKGRIVYGGGGIVPDVFVPLEASKGNEVVPLLMQSGVVTNFVFKEIDKNRKNFEKLTYQELIKEITSTDDYFFKFSDFIHKSDSFIDLNSNPGFVKRYLAAEFCRQLLGETQYYSVILKDDVMLKEALKH, encoded by the coding sequence ATGAAAATTGATAAAGTATACTTTCCTATAATTATTTTTTCAGCAATTGCTGTTGGATTTTTATTGGGAGGAATTTTTATCAAAGCACCCTCTTCAGACAAAACTTCGATTCAAAACGAAACAAAACAAAAGCTCAATAAACTTATTGAATTTATAGACTCTGAATACGTTGACAATATCGACACAGACTCTATTGTTGATCAAACCGTAACTGGAATTCTAGAAAAACTCGACCCTCATTCTGTCTATATTGCCAAAAATGACGCGCAGCAAGTTGCTGAAGAAATGAAAGGTGATTTCGTGGGGATTGGTGTTAATTTTTTCATAGAAAACGATTCAGTTATTGTAATTAATCCTGTAAAAAATGGTCCTTCTGAAAAAGCAGGAATTAAATCTGGTGATAGAATATTAGCCGCTGATGGCGAAAAATTATTTGGCAAAAAAGTAAATACTGAAAAACTCTATCAAAAGTTGAAAGGTGAAATTGGCTCAAAGGTTTCACTTACCATTTACAGAAAATCTGAAAAGAAAAAAATCAATTTAAATATTGTTCGAAACACCATTCCTGTAAAAAGTGTTGACATTGCTTTATTAATTAACAAAAAAACAGGATACATAAAAATTAATCGATTTGCAGAAACAACCTTTAAAGAGTTCAAAGCAGGACTAAACAAAATAATTAAACAAGGTGCTAAAGAACTTATTTTAGACTTAAGAGATAATGGTGGTGGTTACCTAGAAGAAGCCGTTGCTATTGCTGATGAATTTCTTTCTGAAAAAAAACTTATTGTTTTCACAAAAAACAAAAAGAACCGAATAGACAAAACGTATGCCACAGATTATGGTTATTTTGAAAACGGAAAAATTACTGTTTTAATAAACGAAAACACTGCGTCTGCAAGTGAGATTATTGCAGGTGCCATTCAGGACAACGACAGAGGTTTAATTATAGGACGACGTTCTTTTGGAAAAGGATTAGTACAACGTGATATGCCATTTAAAGACGGATCAAGCGTACGACTTACAGTAGCGAGATATTACACACCTACTGGAAGATCTATTCAAAAACCTTATGATCATGGTAGAAACGAAGAGTATTTTAATGACTTCATGAACAGATATCATAATGGTGAAATGTACTCGAAAGACAGTATAAAAATTGCCGATACTTTAAAATTTAAAACGCCAAAAGGTCGAATTGTTTACGGTGGAGGAGGTATTGTTCCTGATGTTTTTGTACCACTTGAAGCATCTAAAGGAAATGAAGTTGTTCCGTTATTAATGCAATCAGGTGTGGTAACCAATTTTGTATTTAAAGAAATTGATAAAAACAGAAAAAACTTCGAAAAACTAACTTATCAAGAGCTAATTAAAGAAATCACATCAACAGATGATTACTTCTTTAAGTTTAGTGATTTTATTCACAAATCAGATTCTTTTATTGATTTGAACTCGAATCCAGGATTTGTGAAACGTTATTTAGCTGCAGAATTTTGCCGACAACTTTTAGGGGAAACACAATACTATTCTGTGATTTTAAAAGACGATGTTATGCTGAAAGAAGCATTAAAACATTAA
- the nusA gene encoding transcription termination factor NusA has protein sequence MENLALIDSFSEFKDDKLIDRVTLMAILEDVFRNALKKKYGSDDNFDIIINPDKGDMEIWRRRVIVADEDLDFENEEISLSEARKIEPDFEIGEEVSEEVKLIDLGRRAILALRQNLISKIHEHDNTNLYKQFKDLIGDIYTAEVHHVRPKAVILVDDEGNEIVLPKEKQIPSDFFRKGDNVRGIIENVELKGNKPQIIMSRTSEKFLEKLFEQEIPEVFDGLITIKKVVRIPGEKAKVAVDSYDDRIDPVGACVGMKGSRIHGIVRELGNENIDVINYTNNLQLYITRALSPAKVSSIKIDEEKKTAEVYLKLEEVSKAIGRGGHNIKLAGQLTGYELDVIREGNVAEDDDVELTEFSDEIDGWIIDEFAKIGLDTAKSILSQSVADLVRRTDLEEETILEVVKILKEEFED, from the coding sequence ATGGAGAATTTAGCATTAATAGATTCGTTTTCAGAATTCAAAGATGATAAACTGATAGATCGCGTAACGCTTATGGCGATTTTGGAAGATGTGTTTCGTAATGCATTGAAGAAAAAATACGGATCTGATGATAATTTTGATATCATTATCAATCCTGATAAAGGGGATATGGAGATCTGGAGACGTAGAGTTATTGTTGCAGATGAGGATTTAGATTTTGAAAATGAAGAAATTTCTCTTTCAGAGGCTCGTAAAATTGAGCCTGATTTCGAAATTGGAGAAGAAGTTTCAGAAGAAGTTAAACTTATCGATTTAGGAAGAAGAGCTATTTTGGCATTGCGTCAAAACTTAATTTCTAAAATCCATGAGCATGATAATACAAATCTTTACAAACAATTTAAAGATTTAATTGGAGATATTTATACTGCTGAAGTACACCATGTGCGTCCAAAAGCAGTAATTTTGGTTGATGATGAAGGAAATGAAATTGTGTTGCCAAAAGAAAAACAAATTCCATCGGACTTTTTCCGTAAAGGGGATAACGTTCGTGGAATTATTGAAAATGTTGAATTGAAAGGTAATAAACCTCAAATCATCATGTCAAGAACATCTGAGAAATTTTTAGAAAAATTATTCGAACAAGAAATTCCAGAAGTTTTTGACGGTTTAATTACAATCAAAAAAGTGGTGCGTATACCAGGTGAAAAAGCAAAAGTTGCCGTAGATTCTTATGATGATAGAATTGATCCAGTTGGAGCTTGTGTGGGAATGAAAGGTTCTCGTATTCATGGAATTGTTCGTGAATTAGGAAATGAAAATATTGATGTAATCAATTACACAAATAACTTACAGTTATATATTACAAGAGCATTAAGCCCTGCAAAAGTTTCTTCTATCAAAATTGACGAAGAAAAGAAAACAGCTGAAGTATATTTGAAACTAGAAGAAGTATCAAAAGCAATTGGTCGTGGAGGGCATAATATTAAATTGGCTGGTCAATTAACAGGATACGAGTTAGACGTAATCAGAGAAGGAAATGTTGCAGAAGATGACGATGTAGAGTTAACAGAATTCTCCGATGAAATCGACGGATGGATTATTGATGAGTTTGCAAAAATTGGTCTTGATACTGCAAAAAGTATCCTAAGTCAATCAGTTGCTGACTTAGTTCGTCGTACAGATTTAGAAGAAGAAACCATTCTTGAGGTTGTCAAGATTTTAAAAGAAGAATTTGAGGATTAA
- a CDS encoding universal stress protein, with translation MKRILVPTDFSDHAEYALKVAAQIARDNDGEIFIVHMLEFPGQMADAVSHGADIPEIMLFMKKAHEKLEELLTRDYLEGIKVTEAVKYERAFEGIIKSSQKHNIDLVVMGSHGASGFQEMFVGSTTEKIVRTSDAPVLIIKHETNNFKTDRFVFASDFSEEARKPFEKIISFAKVFGSHIDLVMINTPNSFKTSHAAQKIMKDFVASYDITNYSLHIYNDSNVETGILNFSNSVGADVIGMVTHGRTSLYHFFNGSISEGLLNHASKPVITFKI, from the coding sequence ATGAAACGAATATTAGTTCCTACGGATTTTTCCGATCACGCTGAGTATGCCCTAAAAGTTGCCGCACAAATTGCCCGAGATAACGATGGAGAAATCTTCATAGTTCATATGCTCGAATTTCCGGGACAAATGGCTGACGCGGTAAGCCACGGTGCTGACATACCAGAAATCATGCTTTTCATGAAAAAAGCTCACGAAAAATTAGAGGAATTATTAACTAGAGATTACTTAGAAGGCATTAAAGTTACAGAAGCCGTAAAATACGAAAGGGCTTTTGAAGGAATTATTAAATCCAGCCAAAAACACAACATTGATTTAGTTGTCATGGGGTCTCATGGCGCTTCTGGTTTTCAGGAAATGTTTGTAGGATCAACAACAGAAAAAATTGTAAGAACATCTGACGCTCCTGTATTAATCATCAAACACGAAACCAACAACTTCAAAACTGATCGTTTTGTCTTTGCATCTGATTTTTCAGAAGAAGCCAGAAAACCATTTGAAAAAATTATATCTTTTGCAAAAGTATTCGGATCTCACATTGATTTGGTAATGATTAACACTCCAAATAGTTTTAAAACATCACACGCCGCACAAAAAATCATGAAAGATTTTGTTGCAAGTTATGACATAACAAATTATTCATTACACATTTACAACGATTCTAATGTTGAAACTGGAATTTTAAACTTTTCAAACAGTGTTGGAGCAGATGTAATAGGAATGGTTACACACGGAAGAACAAGTTTATATCACTTTTTTAACGGAAGCATAAGTGAAGGTTTGCTTAACCACGCTTCCAAACCTGTAATTACTTTTAAAATTTAA
- a CDS encoding deoxycytidylate deaminase, with translation MKEKKENKYDKAYLRLAKEWSKLSYCKRKQVGAIIVHDRMIISDGYNGTPSGFENCCEDENNLTHWYVLHAEANAILKVANSTQSCKDATLYITLSPCKECSKLIHQSGIKRVVYHEGYKDDSGLQFLKKAGVELTLIEDLE, from the coding sequence ATGAAAGAAAAAAAAGAAAATAAATATGATAAAGCCTATCTAAGGCTTGCAAAAGAATGGAGTAAACTTTCTTATTGTAAAAGAAAGCAGGTTGGCGCGATTATTGTACACGATAGAATGATAATATCTGACGGATATAATGGAACCCCTTCTGGTTTTGAAAATTGCTGTGAGGACGAAAATAATTTAACCCATTGGTACGTTTTACATGCCGAAGCAAATGCCATTTTAAAAGTTGCCAATTCGACACAGTCTTGTAAAGACGCTACTTTATACATAACTCTTTCACCTTGCAAAGAATGCAGCAAACTCATTCATCAGTCAGGAATAAAAAGAGTCGTTTATCACGAAGGTTATAAAGATGATTCTGGATTACAATTTTTAAAGAAAGCAGGCGTTGAACTAACATTAATAGAAGATTTAGAATAA
- a CDS encoding ribonucleotide-diphosphate reductase subunit beta → MATIEPILQENKNRFVIFPIKHHDIWEWYKKMEASFWTAEEIDLHQDLSDWNNKLNNDEKYFIKHILAFFAASDGIVNENLAENFVNEVQYPEAKFFYGFQIMMENIHSETYSLLIDTYVKDDNEKNELFNALEVFPAIKKKAEWALKWIESDSFAERLIAFAAVEGIFFSGAFCSIYWLKKRGLMPGLTFSNELISRDEGVHCDFAVHLHNHHLINKVPTARIREIIVDALNIEREFITESLPVSLIGMNATLMTQYLEFVADRLLVELGCDKEYNASNPFDFMDMISLQGKTNFFEKRVAEYQKAGVMNNDTDANKISFDADF, encoded by the coding sequence ATGGCTACTATTGAACCCATTTTACAAGAAAATAAAAACCGTTTTGTAATTTTTCCAATCAAACACCATGATATTTGGGAATGGTACAAAAAAATGGAGGCAAGTTTTTGGACTGCCGAAGAAATCGATTTACATCAAGACTTGTCAGATTGGAACAATAAGTTAAATAATGATGAAAAATACTTCATCAAACATATTTTAGCTTTTTTCGCAGCTTCAGATGGAATTGTGAATGAAAATCTTGCTGAAAACTTTGTAAACGAAGTACAATATCCAGAGGCAAAATTTTTCTATGGTTTCCAAATCATGATGGAGAACATTCATAGCGAAACATATTCTTTATTAATCGACACTTATGTAAAAGATGATAATGAAAAGAATGAGTTATTCAATGCTTTAGAAGTATTTCCTGCCATAAAGAAAAAAGCAGAGTGGGCTTTAAAATGGATTGAGTCAGATTCGTTTGCAGAACGTTTAATTGCTTTTGCAGCAGTAGAAGGAATTTTCTTCTCTGGAGCGTTTTGTTCAATTTATTGGCTAAAGAAAAGAGGTTTAATGCCAGGATTAACCTTTTCGAACGAATTAATTTCTCGTGACGAAGGAGTTCATTGTGATTTTGCGGTTCACTTACACAATCACCACTTAATCAACAAAGTACCTACAGCTAGAATTAGAGAAATCATTGTTGATGCATTAAACATCGAAAGAGAGTTTATTACCGAATCACTTCCCGTTAGTTTAATTGGAATGAACGCTACATTAATGACACAATACCTAGAATTCGTTGCTGATCGATTATTAGTAGAATTAGGATGCGACAAAGAATACAATGCTTCAAATCCATTTGACTTTATGGATATGATTTCGCTTCAAGGAAAAACAAATTTCTTTGAAAAACGTGTAGCTGAATATCAAAAAGCTGGTGTTATGAATAATGACACTGATGCCAACAAAATTAGCTTCGACG
- a CDS encoding DUF3109 family protein: protein MFQLGKTIVSEDILEKEFVCNLSACKGACCVDGDAGAPLLQEETSILEKIYPIVKPFLRPEGITAIEEQGTWIKGNDGDLETPLIDNKDCAYVIFDGKTALCGIEQAYNQGLIDWKKPVSCHLYPIRVKDFSSFQAVNYDRWDICSPACSLGKELEVPVYKFVKEALVRRFGIEWYEELEKVAKDLQSGK from the coding sequence ATGTTTCAATTAGGGAAAACCATAGTATCTGAAGATATTCTTGAAAAAGAATTTGTATGTAATTTATCAGCATGCAAAGGAGCTTGTTGTGTTGATGGTGACGCTGGAGCGCCACTATTACAAGAAGAAACAAGCATCTTGGAAAAAATATACCCTATTGTAAAACCCTTTCTTCGTCCTGAAGGCATTACTGCAATTGAGGAACAAGGCACATGGATAAAAGGAAATGATGGTGATTTAGAAACACCATTAATAGACAATAAAGACTGTGCGTACGTCATTTTTGACGGAAAAACTGCACTTTGCGGAATCGAGCAAGCATACAACCAAGGACTAATAGATTGGAAAAAACCAGTCTCATGTCATTTATACCCTATCCGTGTAAAAGATTTTAGTAGTTTTCAAGCTGTTAATTATGATCGATGGGATATTTGTTCACCAGCCTGCTCTCTAGGGAAGGAATTAGAAGTTCCTGTGTATAAATTTGTAAAAGAAGCTTTAGTTAGACGTTTCGGCATCGAATGGTATGAAGAATTAGAAAAAGTAGCCAAAGATTTACAATCTGGAAAATAG
- the rimP gene encoding ribosome assembly cofactor RimP: MGFKERVKELLDTGLAEYPDLFLIDLTITDSNKIIVTLDGDNGVQLQDCINISRAIEHNLDREEQDFALEVASAGVSAPLKLVRQYKKNVGRTLSVKTKTQTIQAELVDVSDEDITLEWSSREPKKIGKGKETVLHNEKIAYGDIVEAVVTIIF; encoded by the coding sequence ATGGGTTTTAAAGAAAGAGTAAAAGAATTGTTAGATACGGGTTTGGCGGAATATCCAGACTTATTTTTGATTGATTTAACAATTACTGACAGTAATAAAATTATCGTAACTTTAGATGGTGATAATGGAGTGCAATTACAAGATTGTATCAACATTAGTCGTGCTATCGAGCATAATTTAGATAGAGAAGAGCAAGATTTTGCTTTAGAGGTTGCTTCTGCAGGAGTTTCTGCTCCATTAAAGTTGGTTCGCCAGTATAAGAAAAATGTTGGAAGAACATTGAGTGTGAAAACAAAAACTCAAACAATTCAGGCAGAACTTGTAGATGTGTCAGATGAAGATATTACATTAGAGTGGAGTTCGAGAGAACCAAAAAAGATAGGAAAAGGAAAAGAAACGGTGCTTCATAATGAAAAAATCGCTTATGGCGATATTGTGGAGGCAGTAGTTACTATAATATTTTAA
- a CDS encoding TerB family tellurite resistance protein, translating into MSFSDLFDSEFKARNKGHFSAIVRVAIADGDLSEEEKQFLDKLKNRLEISDAEYEEILENPLKYPINPPSLHVQRIERLYDLSRMVYADNVLGPKQKEIVTKFALALGFTPGNVGYIVDKAFSLLMLNVDLDTFIYEMQHMNK; encoded by the coding sequence ATGTCATTTTCAGATTTATTCGATAGCGAATTTAAAGCAAGAAATAAAGGTCACTTTTCTGCAATTGTGCGTGTTGCCATAGCAGATGGTGATTTAAGTGAAGAAGAAAAACAGTTTTTGGATAAACTTAAAAACCGTTTAGAAATTTCAGATGCAGAATATGAAGAGATTTTAGAGAATCCTTTAAAATACCCTATTAATCCACCATCTTTACATGTTCAAAGGATTGAGCGTTTATATGATTTATCGAGAATGGTTTATGCAGATAATGTTTTAGGGCCAAAACAAAAAGAAATTGTGACTAAGTTTGCATTGGCTCTTGGATTCACGCCAGGGAATGTGGGTTATATCGTTGATAAAGCATTTTCGCTTTTAATGCTTAATGTTGATTTAGATACTTTTATCTACGAAATGCAGCATATGAATAAATAA
- a CDS encoding MarC family protein, which yields MIFDWKEVFTVGMVLFAVIDIVGTIPIIVDLRNKIGHIHAERASLVSGLIMISFLFVGEGMLKFIGVDVKSFAVAGSIVLFFLALEMILGISIYKDEEPKTASIVPLAFPLIAGAGTMTTLLSLRSEYQSINIVVAILINIVIVYAVLKLSGKIEKLLGPTGLGVVRKVFGVVLLAIAVKLFAANVKGLFV from the coding sequence ATGATTTTCGATTGGAAAGAGGTTTTTACTGTTGGAATGGTTTTATTTGCGGTAATTGATATTGTGGGAACTATACCTATTATTGTTGATTTGCGTAATAAAATTGGGCATATTCATGCAGAAAGAGCAAGTTTAGTTTCTGGATTAATCATGATTAGCTTTTTATTTGTGGGTGAAGGAATGTTGAAATTTATAGGTGTTGATGTTAAATCCTTTGCTGTGGCTGGTTCTATAGTTTTATTTTTTCTGGCATTAGAAATGATTTTGGGAATTAGTATTTATAAAGATGAAGAACCTAAAACTGCCAGTATAGTACCTCTTGCATTTCCTTTAATCGCTGGGGCAGGAACCATGACTACTTTGCTATCGCTTCGTTCAGAATACCAATCTATAAATATAGTTGTAGCTATACTCATCAATATAGTGATAGTTTACGCAGTTTTGAAGCTTTCAGGTAAAATTGAAAAATTGTTGGGACCAACTGGTTTAGGTGTTGTAAGAAAGGTTTTTGGAGTCGTTTTGCTTGCTATAGCTGTTAAATTATTTGCCGCTAATGTTAAAGGTCTATTTGTTTAG
- a CDS encoding NAD(P)/FAD-dependent oxidoreductase: MFDVLIIGGGVSGVSCALILGSAHNKDFAQEKKIGIIAHQKASSLQDAIFYNAYGVESGKLGADLLEESVIQLRDNYPHIIQIEGEKVIKVISIADGFEIVTNKNTYTTKTIVVAIGSSNLFAIEGLTDYVEPHKKSLPEKQRIQLKNIDQKVAEGIYVAGTLAGHRSQLAIAAGSGAAVATDILVLWNDGVETHSHDSVRVK; this comes from the coding sequence ATGTTTGATGTTTTGATAATTGGTGGCGGAGTGTCAGGGGTTTCTTGTGCCCTCATTTTAGGTTCTGCTCATAACAAAGATTTTGCTCAGGAGAAAAAAATTGGAATTATTGCGCATCAAAAAGCATCTTCATTGCAAGATGCGATTTTTTACAACGCTTATGGTGTTGAATCGGGCAAATTAGGTGCTGATTTACTTGAAGAAAGTGTTATTCAACTTCGTGATAATTATCCTCATATTATTCAAATTGAAGGAGAAAAAGTAATAAAAGTGATTTCTATTGCTGATGGATTCGAAATTGTTACCAATAAAAATACTTATACAACAAAAACTATTGTTGTTGCCATAGGTTCTTCAAATCTTTTTGCAATCGAAGGATTAACGGATTATGTAGAGCCACATAAAAAATCATTACCTGAAAAACAACGAATACAACTTAAAAATATTGATCAAAAAGTTGCCGAAGGCATTTATGTTGCTGGAACACTTGCTGGTCATCGAAGTCAGTTAGCAATTGCTGCGGGTAGTGGTGCTGCTGTAGCTACAGATATTTTAGTGTTATGGAATGATGGAGTCGAAACTCATTCACATGATAGTGTAAGAGTTAAGTAA
- a CDS encoding HupE/UreJ family protein, producing the protein MQEFWLYFNIGLRHVLDIHAYDHVLFLIALTVPFTFNDWRKLFILVSLFTVGHTLALILSVFGVIYIKENLVEFVIPITILIVALFNLFSAGKSGKNESITVSAIVTLFFGIIHGLGFSNYFKTILPGNATDKLLPLGEFALGIEAAQIIVVFVVLIISYLVQTVFRFSKRDWTLVMSAFIIGVVVPLIIQSPIWNR; encoded by the coding sequence ATGCAAGAGTTCTGGTTGTACTTTAACATTGGCTTAAGACATGTTTTAGATATACATGCTTACGATCATGTTCTTTTTTTAATTGCACTTACTGTGCCTTTTACATTTAATGATTGGCGAAAATTATTCATTTTAGTTAGCTTGTTTACTGTCGGGCACACATTGGCACTTATACTATCTGTTTTTGGAGTTATTTATATTAAGGAGAACCTTGTAGAATTTGTAATTCCTATTACAATTCTTATAGTTGCTTTGTTTAATCTTTTTTCTGCAGGAAAATCAGGAAAAAATGAAAGCATAACAGTTTCAGCAATCGTAACTTTGTTTTTTGGAATTATTCATGGTTTAGGTTTTTCAAATTATTTTAAAACCATTTTACCCGGAAATGCTACCGACAAATTATTACCTTTAGGAGAATTTGCCTTAGGTATTGAAGCTGCACAAATTATTGTAGTTTTTGTGGTTTTAATAATTTCTTATCTGGTACAAACTGTATTTAGATTTTCAAAAAGAGATTGGACACTAGTAATGTCGGCCTTTATAATTGGTGTAGTTGTTCCATTGATAATACAAAGTCCTATTTGGAACAGATAA